Proteins encoded in a region of the Apostichopus japonicus isolate 1M-3 chromosome 19, ASM3797524v1, whole genome shotgun sequence genome:
- the LOC139959712 gene encoding uncharacterized protein, with amino-acid sequence MEKLRNAFIYLNSMLLAVSLNLSYMDFVISCQCNVSVILCSNLNMTSFSNASLQEDCWKHIESGDFLSLYLRQNEISSFPDLNLQIAVRFLDLSLNKIKDLRNHLVEENRELQYLNLSFNEITEIQDGAFLGMTELTDLDLSNNNIANISREAFSNLIKLESLNLSYNHISIFKAKTPTLFHNEFSSFLDLNLATTVTTVDISFNKIINLALPHPSKELCGGLESLNFSFNQITSITEESLRGMVKLATLDLSNNYISVLSSEPFSSLFKLEYLNLSFNIISRLSLQAPQLLKEINLNANCLNTITIETNFLKFIYLSCNLFTSVPILNCTHKSNVYIGGNQFDCSDEFPIRHQNSTTCNYICIPEVQCKNSCNENKIIISSGKGKTTSSENSPNDQAYSTHINDSWMSTLVLDATTTTATSQSFEIGGNNTSQSSKGENTFLGTSKSFWCVVAVSGATFILLFLTLYKWYLTKKEFLRYSRQDEVYGLPAMSHRCPRTSPELIAMQRFQDAHESQPSVTGLGELSFNENNLGRVNTRIMATTVNENDIMKQSVGASRVVVLRPKRSLTRARTIWSWI; translated from the exons atggaaaaattgCGGAATGCTTTCATCTACCTTAATTCTATGTTATTAGCCGTTTCACTAAACCTTTCGTATATGGATTTTGTAATCTCTTGTCAGTGTAATGTGAGTGTTATCCTATGCAGTAATCTGAATATGACCAGCTTTTCGAACGCATCGTTACAGGAAGACTGTTGGAAACATATCGAAAGCGGAGATTTTCTGAGTCTTTATTTACGCCAAAATGAAATATCTTCCTTTCCTGATTTGAATCTTCAAATTGCCGTAAGGTTTTTAGATTTAAGCTTGAACAAAATTAAAGATCTTAGAAATCATTTAGTGGAAGAGAATCGAGAATTACAATACCTTAACTTAAGCTTCAATGAAATTACTGAAATACAAGATGGCGCATTTCTTGGAATGACGGAACTAACCGACCTGGATCTTTCTAATAACAATATTGCTAACATATCGAGAGAGGCTTTCTCTAATCTTATTAAGTTGGAGTCCTTAAACTTGAGTTATAatcatatatcaatatttaaagcGAAAACACCTACTTTATT TCATAATGAGTTTTCTTCCTTTCTGGATCTTAATCTGGCTACGACCGTAACCACTGTTGATATTAGTTTTAATAAGATTATCAATCTTGCATTGCCGCATCCTTCAAAGGAACTCTGCGGAGGACTGGAATCCCTTAATTTCAGTTTCAACCAAATAACGTCTATAACGGAGGAATCATTGCGAGGAATGGTGAAACTTGCAACCCTGGATCTGAGTAATaattacatttctgttttatcCTCTGAGCCATTTTCTAGTCTTTTTAAATTGGAGTACTTAAACTTGAGTTTTAACATTATTTCAAGATTAAGCCTGCAAGCACCCCAGCTGTTAAAGGAGATCAATCTAAACGCAAACTGTCTGAACACTATAACAATTGAGACTAACTTCCTTAAATTTATTTATCTCTCTTGCAATCTGTTTACCAGCGTTCCTATTCTGAACTGCACCCATAAGTCGAATGTATATATTGGAGGTAACCAATTTGATTGCAGCGATGAATTCCCCATCCGGCACCAGAATTCGACAACATGCAATTATATCTGTATTCCTGAAGTTCAGTGTAAGAACAGctgcaatgaaaacaaaatcataatcaGTAGTGGTAAGGGGAAGACAACGAGCTCAGAGAATTCACCAAACGACCAAGCTTATAGTACTCACATTAATGATAGTTGGATGAGTACTCTTGTATTAGATGCCACAACAACAACAGCTACTTCACAAAGCTTCGAAATTGGTGGTAACAATACTAGCCAAAGTAGTAAAGGAGAAAACACATTTCTAGGTACATCCAAATCATTTTGGTGTGTTGTCGCTGTTTCTGGAGCTACTTTCATATTACTTTTTCTAACTTTATATAAGTGGTATTTAACGAAGAAAGAATTTCTTCGTTACTCTCGCCAAGACGAAGTGTATGGACTTCCTGCTATGAGTCATAGATGTCCAAGGACCAGTCCTGAATTAATCGCAATGCAAAGGTTCCAGGATGCTCACGAATCACAACCATCCGTTACAGGTTTAGGGGAATTGTCATTTAACGAAAACAACCTCGGTAGAGTAAACACACGCATCATGGCAACCACTGTAAACGAAAATGATATTATGAAACAGTCTGTTGGAGCTTCCAGGGTTGTGGTATTGAGACCAAAGCGATCTTTAACTCGAGCACGTACTATCTGGAGTTGGATCTAA
- the LOC139960424 gene encoding uncharacterized protein, with translation MEKLRNAFIYLNSMLLAVSLNLSYMDFVISCQCNVSVILCSNLNMTSFSNASLQEDCWKHIESGDFLSLYLPQNKISSFPDLNLQIAVKFLDLSLNKIKDLRNHLVEENRELQYLNLSFNEITEIQDGAFLGMTKLTDLDLSNNNISNISREVFSNLIKLESLNLSYNHISIFKAKTPTLLRFLNLSRNNLQDIANDNISLQALDLTCHKLKNISFLNCIKKTKVYVGGNPFDCSNEYHGPSPKQTQCDYTCDPDIECVKEGTSETIGTSTVQTTYFLDTVTITYMTRDVSTIPTDQMPVHDDSLVWYILGISGIIMAILVATLFATLYQWYSTKKKFRRYARQDEVYGRHVECDPSQTTSVELVTVQKFKEDLSQQTYSRRTETVKGNEASTSSPPLSTDTNTGNEHHINNDQVPGPLTAVLRSNTHKNRSRNAWSWI, from the coding sequence atggaaaaattgCGGAATGCTTTCATCTACCTTAATTCTATGTTATTAGCCGTTTCACTAAACCTTTCGTATATGGATTTTGTAATCTCTTGTCAGTGTAATGTGAGTGTTATCCTATGCAGTAATCTGAATATGACCAGCTTTTCGAACGCATCGTTACAGGAAGACTGTTGGAAGCATATCGAAAGCGGAGATTTTCTGAGTCTTTATTTAccccaaaataaaatatcttcctttCCTGATTTGAATCTTCAAATTGCCGTAAAGTTTTTAGATTTAAGCTTGAACAAAATTAAAGATCTTAGAAATCATTTAGTGGAAGAGAATCGAGAATTACAATACCTTAACTTAAGCTTCAATGAAATTACTGAAATACAAGATGGCGCATTTCTTGGAATGACGAAACTAACCGACCTGGATCTTTCTAATAACAATATTTCTAACATATCGAGAGAGGTTTTCTCCAATCTTATTAAGTTGGAGTCCTTAAACTTGAGTTATAatcatatatcaatatttaaagcGAAAACACCTACTTTATTGCGATTTCTAAATCTGAGCAGAAACAACCTACAAGATATAGCAAATGACAATATCAGCTTACAAGCTTTGGATCTTACCTGtcacaagttgaaaaatatttctttcttaaactgcattaagaaaacaaaagtttacGTAGGAGGTAATCCGTTTGATTGTAGCAACGAATATCATGGCCCCAGTCCGAAACAAACTCAATGCGACTATACATGTGATCCTGATattgaatgtgtaaaagaaGGTACATCAGAAACGATTGGTACTAGTACAGTTCAGACAACGTATTTCCTAGACACTGTGACCATCACATACATGACAAGAGATGTTTCCACCATACCAACAGATCAGATGCCAGTTCACGACGATTCGTTGGTGTGGTATATCTTGGGTATTTCGGGGATAATTATGGCAATCCTTGTAGCCACCCTCTTTGCTACTTTATATCAGTGGTACTCTACAAAGAAAAAATTTCGTCGCTATGCTCGCCAAGATGAAGTATATGGAAGACATGTTGAGTGTGACCCAAGTCAAACCACGAGTGTTGAATTGGTCACAGTGCAGAAGTTCAAAGAAGATCTCTCGCAACAAACGTACTCTCGAAGGACTGAGACAGTCAAGGGAAACGAAGCCAGTACGTCAAGCCCACCTTTGAGTACAGACACAAATACTGGCAACGAACATCATATCAACAACGACCAGGTTCCTGGGCCGTTAACGGCTGTGTTGAGATCAAACACCCATAAGAATCGATCACGCAATGCTTGGAGTTGGATATAA